One Ilumatobacter coccineus YM16-304 genomic window, TCGACGACGACGAAGAAGACGAACTCGTCGACTGACCGATACATCGACGGTCGGCAGATCTCCCGTCGCCGACGTGAAAGCCATCATCACTGCACGTGAACCGCTGCTTTGTGCTGCACCTGGTTATTCCCATCCCGGATGGAAATAACCAGGTCGCCCAAGGAGCAAGCAGGCAGTAGCGCGTCAGATCCGTCTGCGATGTAGCTGCGACTCACGCCGAGCGTCAGGTGCCGTTGGGATGTCACCGCGACTCAGGTCGCGCGCTCGGTGCCTTCGGCGTCCGCGACGTGGGATCTACGAACAGCCGACGTTTCGGTCGCGCGCCGGGTGCCGTTGGGATGTCACCGCGACTCAGGTCGCGCGTCAGGTGCCTTCTGCGTCCGCGACGTGGGATCTACCAACAGTCGACGTTTCGGTCGCGCGCCGGGTGCCGTTGGGATGGCACCGCGACTCAGGTCGCGCGTCGGGTGCCTTCGGCGTCCGCGACGTGCGATCTACCAACAGTCGATTTCACAGCCGGGTGGGGGAGTGGGACCCATTCGGTGCGGGCGAGTTGGGCGGCCATGGTGGCGTAGATGCCGGCGCCGACGAGTTCGATGATGTCGTCTTTGGCGCTGATGTAGAGCGGTTCCTTGCCGATGAAGGCGTCGGGTTCTTCGGTGCACCACCAGCCGAAGTCGTCGCCGCCTTCGCCCCAGTCGCGTCGTTTCCATTCGCGGAGGCGTGAGGTGACGTGGCCGGATTCGTCTTCGGAGTGTTCGAGCCGCAGCGGTACTTGCCAGCAGACCTGGGGTTTCCAGTCGAGGGGCCGTTCGCCGGCGTCGACGGCGGCGATGTGGAGCGCGCAGCCGACGCCGCCGTCGAATCCGGGGCGGTTGAGGAAGATGCAGGCGTCGTCGACGAGGCGGGTCGCGATGGTCGGTTCGCCGTCGCTGTCGAGGTCACCTTGTTTGGTGAACCCCTTCTTCGCCATCTTCGAGAAGAACTGCATGTGTTCGGGGCGAACCCGCTCGGCGTGGGCCTCGACGTTCTTGAGGTCGTCGGCGTCGACGAAGTGTGCGCCGTAGCTGCAGCAACCCTGTTGGAGTTCGGGTGCCGGTTCGTCGAGGATGCCTTTGCAGCCGCATCCGTAGATGCACATGTAGTTCGAGCGGAGGTAGGTGGCGTCGAACACCCAGGTGCGGTGCTCGTCGGGGTCCTCGAACGAGATCCACTCGTGCAGATCGTCGGGGGGTGGTGGGGCGCTCACGATGCGGCAACCTAGCGCTCAGCGGGCGACCGGCGTCGGTAGGCTCCCAAGCCGTATGACGAGTGGGACGAATGCCAGCACCTCCGGGTCGATGACCGCGGATCAACTCCGTGATTCGTTCACCGGTTTCTTCGCCGAGCGCGGCCACACGGTGGTGCCGTCGGCGAGCCTCATTCCGCACGACCCGACGGTGATGTTCAACGTGGCGGGCATGGTGCCGTTCAAGTCGTATTTCGTGGGTGACGAGCAGGCCCCGTACGACCGTGCGGTGAGCTCGCAGAAGTGTGCGCGTGCGGGTGGCAAGCACAACGACCTCGACGATGTGGGGCGTACGAAGCGGCATCTGGTGTTCTTCGAGATGCTCGGCAACTTCAGCTTTGGTGACTACTTCAAGACCGACGCGATCCCGTGGTCGTGGGAGTTGATGACCTCCGATCCGAGCCAGGGCGGCTGGGGTTTCGACGGCGATCAGTTGTGGGTCACGGTGCACGAGACCGATGACGAGGCCGAGCAGATCTGGCACGAGCAGGTCGGTGTGCCGATGGAGCGCATCCAGCGCTTGGGCGACAAGGACAACTACTGGCAGATGGGCGACACGGGGCCGTGTGGTCCGTGTAGCGAGATCCACATCGACCGCGGTGCGGCGTTCGGTCCCGATGGTGGGCCGCTCAACGATCCGGCCGGCGATCGGTTCATGGAGATCTGGAACCTGGTCTTCATGCAGTTCAACCAGGCGAGTGACGGGACGCGGACTCCGCTGCCGACACCGTCGATCGACACGGGTGCGGGCCTCGAACGCATTCTGACGTTGAAGCAGGGTGTCGATTCGGTTTGGGAGACCGACTTGATGCAGCCGATGATCGACGTCGCTCAGTCGCTCACGGGCAAGCGGTATCTCGTCGGCGACTACGACGACCGTGACAGCTTCGGCTTGCGTGTGCTGGCCGAGCACGCCCGTTCGGGGGCGATGTTGGTGAACGACGGGGTGTTCCCGTCGAACGAGGCGCGTGGCTACGTGCTTCGTCGCATCATCCGTCGGGCGGTGCGGTTCGCGTATCTGCTCGGCACCGACAAGCTGGTGATGCCGACGTTGACCGAGACGGCGATCGGTGTGATGGCCAACGCCTACCCCGATCTTCGCAAGAACCAGGACTTCATCGTCAACGTGATCGCGAACGAGGAGGAGCGGTTCCGTCACACGTTGAAGAACGGCTTGTCGATCCTCGACGGGGAGCTCTCCGACGGCGACGGCGGTGACAAGAAGGAGCTGTCGGGGTCGACGGCGTTCTTGCTGCACGACACCTACGGCTTCCCGCTGGAGCTCACGCAGGAGATCGCAAGCGAGCGCTCGGTCGAGGTCGACCTCGAGGGTTTCCGTTCGGAGATGACGGCGCAGCGTGAACGGGCGAAGGCTTCGGCGAAGGGCGCGGTCGACGATGCCACCCTCGGTGGCTACCGCGAGATCGTCGAGCAGTTCGGCGTGACCGATTTCGTCGGCTACACCGACGACGAGTCCGAGAGCCGCGTGCTCGCGGTGATCGACGGCCCCGATGCCGACGACGGGTCGGCGACGGTCGAGATCTTCCTCGATCGCACGCCGTTCTATGCCGAGTCGGGTGGTCAAGTGGGCGACACCGGCACCATCGTGACCGAGACCGGGCGGGCCGAGGTGCTCGACACGACGTTCGCGCTCCCGCAGTTGCGTCGTCACACCGCTCGCGTGGTCGAGGGCACGGTCACTGCCGGGCAGACGGCGACGGCCACGATCGACATCGACCGGCGCAATCAGATCCGTCGCAACCACACGGGCACCCACCTGTTGCACCATGCGTTGCGTGTGGTGCTCGGCGACCACGTCAAGCAGGCCGGCTCGCACGTCGGGCCCGACCGGCTGCGGTTCGACTTCTCGCACTACGACGCGGTCACCCCCGAACAGATCGCCGAGATCGAGAAGATCGCGAACACCGAGACGCTCACCAACGAGCCGACGCGGGCGTTCGAGACCACGAAGGACGAAGCCGAGGCGCTGGGCGCCATCGCGTTCTTCGGCGACAAGTACGGCGACATCGTGCGCGTGCTCGAAGCGGGCTCGACCGTCGAGTTGTGTGGCGGTACGCACGTCAAGGCGACGGGCGACATCGGCACGGTGAAGGTCGTCAGCGAGTCGTCGATCGGCTCGAACCTGCGCCGTATCGAAGCGGTCACGGGCGAGGCGAGCGTGGCACTGCTGCAGCACGACGAGGCGCTCATCGCCGACGTCGCCGGCCTCGTCGGCACCGGTGCCGACGACGTGTTGGGCGGCGTGCAGCGCAAGCTCGACGAGATCAAGTCGCTCAACGACGAGATCAAGTCGTTGCGCAGCCAGATCGCGATGGGCCGGGCCACCGAGATCGCTGCGATCGCCAACGACGGCGTCGTGGTGACGCGCGTCGACGGACTCGCACCCGGTGACCTCCGTGAGCTCGCGATCGCCGTGCGGCAACAGCCCAACGTCGACCTGGTGGTCCTCATCGGCGAGACCTCGACCGGTGGCGTGACGCTGGTCGCCGCGGTGCCGCCGAACAGCGACAAGCCGGCCTCGGCCCTGCTCAAAGACGCCGCGAAGGCGGTCGGCGGCGGTGGCGGCGGCAAGGGCGACATCGCCACGGCCGGCGGCAAGAATCCCGACGGCATCACCGAAGCGCTCGGTCTGGCCGCTGCGGCCATCCCGGCGTTCCTCGGAGAGTGAGCCATGGGGGCTGACCCGACGCGTGTGCCCGGTGTGCGTGCGCTCGGCGTCGACCTCGGCTCGAAACGCATCGGCATCGCCGTGTCCGACCTGTCGGGCACCATCGGCTCGGCGCTCACCACCGTCCATCGCTCGAGATCGCGTCGGCACGATCACGCCGAGATCGCCAAGCTCGTCCGCGACGAAGAGTGCGAGGTCGTCGTCGTGGGACTTCCGCTGTCGCTCGACGGGTCGCACAGCCACGCGGCGAAGGCTGCCACCAAGGAGGCACGCCAGTTGGCTAGCGTCGTCGGGGTGCCGGTCGAGATGTATGACGAACGCTTCACCACCGTCACCGCCGAACGCGGGATGATGGAAGCCGGACTCGACGCGAAGCAGCGCCGCAAGGTGGTCGACAAGGTGGCGGCTGCGGTGATGTTGCAGGCGTGGCTCGAGCATCGGCGCAACACGTGGCCCGGCGACGCATCGCAACGGGTGGTACCGCTGTGACCACCAAGCTCGATCCGCTGTTGCCCGAGGCCGAGGTCGACCCCGACGCGCGCCCGGCGCTCGACTGGCCCACCGATCCGTGGGACGACGCCGATCGCACCGGCACGGTCGAACGCCTCCGCCGTCAGACCCGGTCGGTCAAGTGGATCGTGTACACGATGATGTGTCTCACGATCGTGGCCATCCTGATCGCCGGCGCGGTGGGTTGGTGGTACGTCCAGAAGATCAACCCCGAAGGCGCTCCCGGTGAGCAGATCAGCTTCACCGTCAACGAGACCGACGATCTCGAATCGATCGCGCAGCGTCTCGAAGACGAGGGCCTGGTGTCGGACGCCGGTGTGTTCGAGTGGTACGTCGACCGCAACGGCGGCATCGAGCTGACGCCCGGCTACTACCAGATCCGACCCAACGACCACATGGGCAACGTGATGGGTGTGTTCAGCACGCCACCGGGTCAGACCTACTCCCGGGTGACCTTCCCCGAAGGCTTCACGGTCGATCGCATCGCCCTGCGTCTCGAATCGTCCGTCGAGCGACTCACCGCCGACGACTTCATGGAGGCTGCGAGCGACCCGACGCTCACGTCGATCTGGAGTCCGCCGGGCAACACCTCGCTCGAAGGCTTGCTGTTCCCCGACACGTATCAGGTGTCGAACGCCGAGTCGGAAGCGCAGGTCATCGAGCGGATGATCGGCCTGATGGAGCGCGTCGGCAACCAGGAGGAGATCGTCTCCAAGGGCGCGGCGCTCGGCCGGACCCCGTACGAGATCCTGATCATCGCGTCGATGATCGAGAAGGAAGCCAAGACCGAGGGCGACCGCCCCAAGATCTCGAGGGTCATCCACAACCGTCTGGCCGTCACCGCGAACAACCCCGACAACCCGTTCCCGCTCGCGATCGATGCGGCGGTGCTGTACGGCCGGACGCAACTCGGTCTCGACACCGACATGCCGTTCCGGGAGCTGCGCCAGATCGAGTCGCCGTGGAACACCTACCTGCTCCCCGGCTTGCCGGCCACTCCGATCGCCAGCCCGGGTCGTGCCTCGATCCGGGCCGCGCTCAACCCGGCCCCGAACCCGCCGCCGGGTGACCCGATCTGTGAAGTGCTGCCCGAAGACCAGCGGGCCGACAACTGCTTCTACTTCTACTACGTGCTCGCCGACGAAGACGGCAACCATGCGTTCGCCGTCACGGGTGAGCAGCACAACGCCAACGTCGCGCAGGCTGCTGCCGACGGTCTGCTCGAGTGAGCTCCGACGTTCGGCCCGAGGCCGGCAAGCTCGCGGCGGTCATCGGCTCGCCGGTGGCCCACAGCCTGTCGCCCGCCATCCATCGCGCCGCGTTCGAGGCCGCTGGGGTCGACTGGTCGTACGTGGCGTTCGACGTCGCCGAGGGTCGTGCCGATGAGGCGATCGCGGCGATGCGACTGCTGGGTATCGCCGGGTTGTCGGTCACGATGCCGCACAAGGAGGCGATCGCTCGCCTCGTCGACCGACTCGACCCGGCCGCGCAGGCGCTCGGATCGGTCAACACCGTGAGCTGGGACGACGGCCGGCTCGTCGGTTCCAGTACCGACGGTGCCGGTTTCGTCGCCTCGTTGGCCGACGCCGGCGTGGCCGTCGACGGTGCACGCGTCGCGATCATCGGTGCCGGCGGTGCGGCACGTTCGGTGATCGACGCGCTGGCCCGAGCGGGCTCGCCCGACATCACGGTGCTCAACCGTTCGGCCGATCGGGCCGAAGCCGCGGCGGCGCTCGCGTCGGCAGCATCGGTGGGCATCGTGAGCGACATCACGCGAGCCGACATCGTCGTCAACGCGACGAGCGTCGGGATGGGCGTCGAACCCAGCGCTGCCACCGATGGCGACCTGCCGTGCGACCCGACGCTGCTCCACGACGGGCAGGTCGTCGCCGATCTCGTGTATCACCCACTCGAAACCGCATGGATGGCGCGTGCGGCCGATCGTGGTGCGCGCACCGTCGACGGGTTGGGGATGCTGGTGCACCAGGCCGCGCTGCAACAGCGCATCTGGCTCGGCGCCGGCGCCGTGATCGACACGGTGGCGATGCGCGCTGCGGCCGAACGCTCGCTCGCGTCTCGGTGAGGCCGAGCGTCAGCCGCCCGTCAGCGCTGTGCGGTCAGCGGCGCCAGAAGTAGGCGTCGCGGCTGTTGCACTCGATCGCCTGCTGGCTCGGCGTGTTCGAGTAGCCCTGGCGATGTCGCGACCAGAGGTGTCCGACACGACGTGCGGACCGGTTGCGTTCTTTGGCCGGTGAGGTGATTCCCATTGTCATGCTCCCATTCGTGTCGGTGATCGTCAGTTGCTCGCGAGTTGTGTGCGAGTTGCTTGCCGAGTTGCTTGTCTGCCGAGAAGCGTAGAGTGGACGACGTGCAGCGAGGTACGCATTCTCTGACATCAGACATTCGGAATCCGGATGGCTGAGTTCGAGCAACTGTTGCCGCCGCTGGCCACGCT contains:
- the alaS gene encoding alanine--tRNA ligase, with the translated sequence MTSGTNASTSGSMTADQLRDSFTGFFAERGHTVVPSASLIPHDPTVMFNVAGMVPFKSYFVGDEQAPYDRAVSSQKCARAGGKHNDLDDVGRTKRHLVFFEMLGNFSFGDYFKTDAIPWSWELMTSDPSQGGWGFDGDQLWVTVHETDDEAEQIWHEQVGVPMERIQRLGDKDNYWQMGDTGPCGPCSEIHIDRGAAFGPDGGPLNDPAGDRFMEIWNLVFMQFNQASDGTRTPLPTPSIDTGAGLERILTLKQGVDSVWETDLMQPMIDVAQSLTGKRYLVGDYDDRDSFGLRVLAEHARSGAMLVNDGVFPSNEARGYVLRRIIRRAVRFAYLLGTDKLVMPTLTETAIGVMANAYPDLRKNQDFIVNVIANEEERFRHTLKNGLSILDGELSDGDGGDKKELSGSTAFLLHDTYGFPLELTQEIASERSVEVDLEGFRSEMTAQRERAKASAKGAVDDATLGGYREIVEQFGVTDFVGYTDDESESRVLAVIDGPDADDGSATVEIFLDRTPFYAESGGQVGDTGTIVTETGRAEVLDTTFALPQLRRHTARVVEGTVTAGQTATATIDIDRRNQIRRNHTGTHLLHHALRVVLGDHVKQAGSHVGPDRLRFDFSHYDAVTPEQIAEIEKIANTETLTNEPTRAFETTKDEAEALGAIAFFGDKYGDIVRVLEAGSTVELCGGTHVKATGDIGTVKVVSESSIGSNLRRIEAVTGEASVALLQHDEALIADVAGLVGTGADDVLGGVQRKLDEIKSLNDEIKSLRSQIAMGRATEIAAIANDGVVVTRVDGLAPGDLRELAIAVRQQPNVDLVVLIGETSTGGVTLVAAVPPNSDKPASALLKDAAKAVGGGGGGKGDIATAGGKNPDGITEALGLAAAAIPAFLGE
- the ruvX gene encoding Holliday junction resolvase RuvX, coding for MGADPTRVPGVRALGVDLGSKRIGIAVSDLSGTIGSALTTVHRSRSRRHDHAEIAKLVRDEECEVVVVGLPLSLDGSHSHAAKAATKEARQLASVVGVPVEMYDERFTTVTAERGMMEAGLDAKQRRKVVDKVAAAVMLQAWLEHRRNTWPGDASQRVVPL
- the mltG gene encoding endolytic transglycosylase MltG, whose amino-acid sequence is MTTKLDPLLPEAEVDPDARPALDWPTDPWDDADRTGTVERLRRQTRSVKWIVYTMMCLTIVAILIAGAVGWWYVQKINPEGAPGEQISFTVNETDDLESIAQRLEDEGLVSDAGVFEWYVDRNGGIELTPGYYQIRPNDHMGNVMGVFSTPPGQTYSRVTFPEGFTVDRIALRLESSVERLTADDFMEAASDPTLTSIWSPPGNTSLEGLLFPDTYQVSNAESEAQVIERMIGLMERVGNQEEIVSKGAALGRTPYEILIIASMIEKEAKTEGDRPKISRVIHNRLAVTANNPDNPFPLAIDAAVLYGRTQLGLDTDMPFRELRQIESPWNTYLLPGLPATPIASPGRASIRAALNPAPNPPPGDPICEVLPEDQRADNCFYFYYVLADEDGNHAFAVTGEQHNANVAQAAADGLLE
- the aroE gene encoding shikimate dehydrogenase — its product is MSSDVRPEAGKLAAVIGSPVAHSLSPAIHRAAFEAAGVDWSYVAFDVAEGRADEAIAAMRLLGIAGLSVTMPHKEAIARLVDRLDPAAQALGSVNTVSWDDGRLVGSSTDGAGFVASLADAGVAVDGARVAIIGAGGAARSVIDALARAGSPDITVLNRSADRAEAAAALASAASVGIVSDITRADIVVNATSVGMGVEPSAATDGDLPCDPTLLHDGQVVADLVYHPLETAWMARAADRGARTVDGLGMLVHQAALQQRIWLGAGAVIDTVAMRAAAERSLASR